The genomic DNA GTGGTCGTGGACATGGTGGGCTCCTTACGCTCGGCGCATCATATAACCGCCGCGCTCGGCGGGCTTACCCGTGAGGGCCGGGTGTAGCATGCCGGCATGGGCAGCACGAACTACTTCGAGACGTTCATAGGTGTCGCCGACGACTGCCCGGCCGAGGTCGGCACGGTGCCGCCCGAGCGTGGGGAGCAGCCGTCGGTCGCGCTGCGCACTTACCGCATGATCGCGAGCGCGCCGTACCAGCACACTTCCGACGACGTCATCTTCGGGGTGACCGCCGACAGGCAGGGCATACCGGAAGCCGAACGGCCCGCGGCAAGGGCCGCCTTCTTCGCCAAACCGCAGGCGTGCTTGCGGGCCTCGGACCTCGGCAGGCGCTACGGCTGGGGCATCCATTCGGACGAGTTGGGCCGCGTCGCCCTCTACGGCGTCGAGACCGACGAGTACCGCAGGTTGGCTGCCGGCGAGTCGCTGGCCGGCGAGGCGGGCGCGGTGACCGTCATCACCAGGGCGATGCGGTCGAAGCGCGCCCGCTAGGCGCACACGGGCGCAGGCTACGCCAGCCTGGCTATCACGGCAGCCGTGAAGGCGGCCGTGCCGCTGCTGCCGCCGAGGTCCACCGTCGGGCTCTCCAGCAGCGCCGCCTGCACGGCGCTCTCCAGGGCGTCCGCCGCCCCCGCCTCGTTCAGGCCGTGGCGCAGCAGCATCGCGGCTGAGAGCATGGTGCCGACCGGGTTGGCGATCCCCTTGCCGGCGATGTCTGGCGCGCTGCCGTGGACGGGCTCGTAGAGCCCGACGCTGCCACCGAGACTGGCCGAGGGCAGAACGCCGAGCGAGCCGGGGATCACGGCGGCCAGGTCGGAGAGGATGTCGCCGAACAGGTTGCCCATGACGAGGACGTCGAAGGCGCGCGGGTCGCGCACGACCTGCATGGCGGCGTTGTCGATGTACAGGTGATCGAGCTCGACATCAGAGAACTCGCGCCTATGCAGGTCGACCACCACGTCGCGCCAGAACTGCGAGACGTCGAGCACGTTCGCCTTGTCGACGTTCGTGACGCGGCCGCGGCGCAGGCGCGCCGTCTCGAAGGCCACGCGCGCGATGCGCTCCACCTCGTAGCGCTCGTAGACCATCGTGCTGACGCCCCGGTCGGCCTCCACGAAGGACGGCTTGCCGAAGTAGATGCCGCCCGTGAGCTCGCGGATGATGAGGAGGTCGGTGCCCCGCGCGCGCTCCTCGCGCAAGGGCGAGAGGCGTTCCAGGCCTGGGAAGACGCGCACCGGGCGCAGGTTGGCGAAGACCTGCAAGTGCTTGCGCAGCGCGAGGATGCCGGACTCGACGCGCTTCTCGCGCGGTAGCCGGTTCCAGGGGTGGTCGCCGACCGGCCCGCCGGCGGAGCCCATCAGGACCGCGTCAGAGCGCGCGGTCGCGCCGCGCGTTACCTGGGGGAGAGGTTCGCCGTGGCTCTCGATGGCGTTGCCGCCGAACGGCAGGCGTTCGAACTCGAAGGCGAGGCCGTGGCGCGGCGCCAGCGCCTCCAGCGTCTCCAACGTGGCGTCGATGACCTCGGGCCCTATGAAGTCGCCCGGTAGTACCGCGATGCGGTAGCTCATGCCCCAGCCCCTGGCACCGCGTAGCCGCGCTCGGCGGCGAGGGCCTTGACGCGCTCGACGCCCTCGAGGAGCTCGCCGATCGGGTCCCAGTAGCCGGTCAGGAGCGCCTCGCGGGCCGTGTCGCGGACGCCGGCCGGGTAGGTCTTGCCGCCGGCGCGCACTTCCTGCGCGGCTACGTCGATGACGACCTCAGCGCTCGGGTCGCGCTCGCTCAGCTCGGCCAGCTCCTTGCGGCCGGCCTCGTCGACGACGGCGCAGACGAGGCCGAGCGTCGTGCAGTTGCCGAAGAAGATCTCGGCGAACGAGCCCGCGATGATGCCCTTGAAGCCGGCGCGCATGATCGACTGCGGCGCGTGCTCGCGGCTCGAGCCGCAGCCGAAGTTGTCCCCCGTCACGATGATGGCGGCGCCCGCTCTCCGCGGGTCGTCGAGCGGGTGACCCTTGCTGTTGCCGTCGGCGTCGAAGCGCTCGTCGAAGAAGAGCCCCTCGCCCATGGTCTCGAACGTGACGGCCTTCAGGTAGCGCGCGGGGATGATGCGGTCGGTGTCGATGTCGTTGGCCATGATGGGCACGGCGGTCCCGCGGGCCTCTGTAACTGGTGTCAGCGCCATGTCAGGCAACGGCCTTCCCGGTGCCGAAGACCTCGCGGGCGTCGGACACCATGCCCGTGACGGCTGCGGCGGCGACCATCACTGGGCTCATGAGCACGGTGCGCCCGGTCGGAGACCCCTGGCGACCCTTGAAGTTGCGGTTGGAGGACGAGGCGCATAGCTGATCGCCCACGAGCTTGTCCGGGTTCATGGCGAGGCACATGCTGCAGCCGGCGTCGCGCCACTCGAAACCGGCCTCCTTGAGCACGGTGTCGATCCCGAGCTTCTCGCACTCGAGCTTCACGAGGTGCGAGCCGGGCACCGCGATGGCCTGGACGTTGGGGTGCACCTTGCGCCCCCGCATGACCCTGGCGACCTCGACGAAGTCCGTGATGCGGGCGTTCGTGCACGAGCCGAAGAACGCCACGTCGACCTTCGTCCCCTTGATGGGCGCGCCGCCCACGAGCTTCATGTGGCTGAGCGCCTCGGCCACGCCCGCCTTGTCGTGCTCCGGGGCGCCCTCCACCGTCGGCACGAGCTCGTCGATGGCGATGGCCTGGCCCGGGTTGATGCCCCAGGTCACGGTCGGCGGCACGTCGGCCGCGTCGATCACCACCACGTCGTCGTAGTGGCAGCCCGGGTCGGAGGCCAGCGCCCGCCAGCTCTCCACGGCGGCCGCCCACGCCGCGCCCTTGGGCGCGTACGGCCGGCCCTCGAGGTAGGCGAACGTGGTCGCGTCCGGGTTGACGTAGCCGCAGCGCGCGCCCCCCTCGATGGACATGTTGCATACCGTCATGCGCTCTTCCATCGTCATGGCGTCGAACGTCGTGCCGGCGTACTCGTAGGCGTAGCCGATGCCGCCCTTCACGCCTAAGGTGCGGATGATGTGGAGGATGACGTCCTTGGCGTACACGCCGGGCCGCAGCGCGCCGTTCACCTCGATGCGCCGCAGCTTCGGCTTGCTCATGGCCATCGTCTGCGTGGCGAGCACGTCGCGCACCTGCGACGTGCCGATGCCGAACGCGATGGCGCCGAACGCGCCGTGCGTGCTCGTATGCGAGTCGCCGCAGGCGATCGTCGAGCCGGGCTGGGTGATCCCCTGCTCGGGGCCGACCATGTGGACGATGCCCTGCTTGCCGCCGCCGACGTCGAAGAACGTGATGCCGTGCGCGGCGGTGTTCTTGCGCAGTTCGGCGATCATGGCCGCGGCCATGGGGTCGGCGAACGGCTCGACGCGCGTGTGGGTCGGCACGATGTGGTCGACCGTCGCGAACGTGCGCTCGGGCAGTAGGACCTCGAGGCCGAGGTCGGCGAGCATCCCGAACGCCTGCGGGCTCGTGACCTCGTGGATCAGGTGCGTATCTATGAAGAGTTGGTCCTGGCCGTTGCGCAGGCGCCCGACCGTGTGGGACTCCCAGACCTTGTCGAAGAGGCTGCTAGGTTCGCTCATGCTTCCCGTTCCTTCTATGGACCCGCTCACGTGAGAAGACCCCCGGCCGCGGGTGGGCCGGGGGTCGTGATGCGCTCGTGCTCTTACAAGGGCTCGGTCCTGCCCTTAGGTAGCCGCGGCTTCACGCCTCCCGTTCGGATAGCCACACGACCGCTCGCCACTGGACGAAGGCGAGGCGCCGTCTGGTGCGTGGGACCCTGCCGCCGGTCGTGCTGGCCGTCATGCGGCGAAGTATAAGAGCGCCGAACGCGGGCGTCAACGAGCGGAACGCCCGAGGGGCGGCGTGCCGCGCCGGGGCGTGGTCGGGGCCGGCGTTGGCCTGGCCTGCTCGGGGGCCGTCGCCCCTTGCGCCTGGCCGCCGGTGGAGACGAGGCGCTCGAACTCCTTGGCGTCCACGGCGCGCGAGGAGCCGGTCTCGAAGGAGATGGCCTTGCGCAAGTGGAGCTCGGCGAGGGAGGCGTCCATCGTGATCATGCCGATGGCGCCGCCCATCTGGATCTGGGCGGGGATCTGGTGCGTCTTGCCCTCGCGGATGAGGTTGCGCACGCCCGGCGTGGCGATGAGCAGCTCGTAAGCGAGCACGCGGCCCTCCCCGCCGGCGCGCGGGATGAGCTGCTGGGTGAGGATGGCCTGCAGGTTGTTGGCGAGCTGCACGCGCACCTGCGCCTGCTGCGCGTCCGGGAAGACGTCGATGATGCGGTCGATGGCCTCGGCGGCCGTGTTGGTGTGCAGCGTGCCGAGCACGAGGTGGCCGGTCTCGGCGGCCGTCACGGCGGCGCCGATCGTCTCGAAGTCGCGCATCTCGCCGACCAGGATGACGTCGGGGGCCTGCCTGAGCACGCTGCGCAGCGCCGCCTGGAAGTTCGCGGTGTCCTCGCCGACCTCGCGTTGGTTGACGATCGACGTCTTGTGCCGGTGGAAGAACTCGATGGGGTCCTCGATGGTGACGATGTGCTTCGAGTACTCGTCGTTGACCAGGTCGAGCATGGTGGCCAGGGTCGTCGACTTGCCCGAGCCGGTCGGGCCCGTGACGAGCACGAGGCCACGCGGCAGCCGCGCGATGTCGGCCGCCTCCTGCGGCAATCCGAGGTCGGCGAACGTGAGGACCTCTTCCGAGATCGTGCGCATGACGCCGCCGACGGAGCCGCGCTGCATGAACACGTTGACGCGGAAGCGCCCGTGGCCCGTCAGGCTGAACGAGAAGTCGAGGTCCTTGCGCTCCTCGAAGTTGCGCTGCTTCTTCTCGTCCATCAGCGCGTACATGAGGCGCCGCGTCATCGTCCCGTTGAGGACCTCGTACTCGGTCGGCCGCCACTCCCCATCGAGACGCAGCATGGGCGGGAGGCCGACCGTGAGGAGGAGGTCGGAAGCCCGCCGCTCGATGGCGAGCTTCAGTAGGTCGACGATGTCTGCCTGGATCTGGGTCGAACGGATCTGGTCTGCCATGCCTGGTCCTCTCGCGTCGCGCGCTACTCGGCCGTGCGCGCGAGCACCTCTTCCAGGGTCGTGATGCCCTGGAAGGCCTTGTTGATGCCGTCGTCGCGCAGCGTCTTCATGCCGCGCTTGACCGCCAGGTCGCGCAGCTCGATGGAGGACGCCTCCTGGACGATGGCCTTCTCGATCTCCTCGTCGACCACGAGCAGCTCGTGGATGGCGTAGCGACCGTTGTAGCCGCTGCCGCCGCACTTCTCGCAGCCGACGCCGCGGTAGAGCGACTTGCCCGCCATCTCCTTCTCGGAGATGCCGAGGCGCCGCAGCACGTCGGGGTCGGGGCTCGAGGCGACCTTGCACTCGCGGCACACGCGCCGGACGAGGCGCTGGGCGAGGACGCCGATGAGGGACGCCGAGACGTTGAACGGCTCGATGCCCATCTCCTGCAGGCGCGTGATGGCGCCGGCCGAGTCGTTCGTGTGCAAGGTGGCGATCAGGAGGTGGCCGGTCAGGGCGGCTTCCATCGAGATCTTCGCGGTCTCGTGGTCGCGGATCTCACCGACCATGATGATGTCGGGGTCCTGCCGGAGGAACGAGCGGAGGGCGCGCGCGAAGTCGAGGCCCGCCTTGGCGTTCACCTGCGTCTGGTTGATGCCGGGGATCTCGTACTCGACCGGGTCCTCGATGGTCGTGACGTTGACCTCGGGCGTCGCGAGGCGCTTGAGGATGGAGAAGGTGGTGAACGACTTGCCCGAGCCGGTCGGGCCCGTGATCAGGAACATGCCGTACGGCTTCTGGATCACGTCCGTGAAGCGCTGGTAGTTGTAGTCGGCGAAGCCGAGCTGCTCGATCTCGGGGATGTCGGACGCCTTGCGCAGGATGCGCATCACCGACTTCTCGCCGTACACGGTCGGGAGCGTGGAGAGGCGGAGGTCGACCTCCAGGTTGCGGTCCTTGAAGCGCACGCGGCCGTCCTGGGGCAGGCGCCGCTCGGCGATGTTGAGACCGCCCATGATCTTGATGCGCGAGGCGAGCGCGGGGGCCGTCACCTTCGGCATGGTCATGTACTCGCGCAAGGTGCCGTCCTTGCGGACGCGCACGATGACCTTGTCGGGTCGCGGCTCGATGTGGATGTCGGAGATGTCGTTGAGGACGGACTCGCGGATGATGTTGTTGACGACCTTGACGAGCGCGTTGTCGTCGATGGCGCTCGTGTCGTCCTCTTCGGAGCTGGAGGAGACCCCGACCTCCTCGACCACCGCCTTGGCGAGCTCCTCCATGTCTGCGCCCTCGCGGTAGAAGCGGTTGAGCATCCGCGTGAGCGACTCTTCCGTCGCCACCGCCGGGCGGATCTCGCGGCCCGTTATCAGGTGGATGTCGTCGAGCGCGAAGACGTGGCGCGGGTCCTTCATCGCGACGACGAGGACGTCGCCCTCCAGGCGCACGGGCATGGCGGCGTAGCGCCGCGCCGTCGGCTCGGGCACCAGGCTGACCGCGTACGGGTCGATGCGCGTGTTGTCCTCGATGAACTCGAAGCCGAGCTGCATGGCGAGGCTGCGCGCCAGCATGTCCGGGCTGATCTTGCCGGACTGCACGAGCGTGTCCTCGAGCCGGCCGCCGCCGGAGCGCTGCTTGTTTAGCGCCTCCTCGACGTCCGATTGCGTGACGTAGCCGAGGTCGACGAGGATCTCGCCCAGGGGCTTGATCCGGCCGAGCTTCGCCTGCTCCTCCAACGCTCTACGGAGCTGCTCGCGCTTCAGGCGCTTGCTCTGCAGCAGCGTCTCGCCGAGCCGGCCCTGGTCCTGGGCGTACATCTCGTCGATGCGCGCCGTGACGGCGGGCCCCGTGGCGGCCACGAAGGTGACGTCGCCCGAGACGATCGACTCGATGTCCGCCATGCGCCGAGGGTCGGAGATGGCGACGACGAGTGTGCTGCCTTCGAACTTGTACGGCACGGCGGAGAACTGGACGGCGTCGAGGCGCAGGAGCTTGGTGGCCAGGCGCTCGTCCGGCGGCTCGCCCGCGAGGTCCGCCACGAACGGGATGCCGTGCTGCTCGGCCAACAGGGCGGTGAGGTGCTCCTCGCTCAGGTGCCCGCGGCTCACCAGGATGCGCCCAAGGAGACCGCCGGTCCGCTGCTGCTCCTCGATGGCCTCGGCTAGTTGCGCGGCGGTCAGGAAGCCGCCGTTGACGGCGAGGTTGCCGAGCCGCATGGCGGGGTCGACCTCGATGTCCACCGGCGGCTCGAGCCCCAGCTCCGGGTAGTAGGTCGCTAGCGCCCAGAGCATCTCCTTCTGCAGCGCGAGGTAGGGCTCGACCAGGCAGCTGGACGCGTCCTCGACCTCCTCGATCGCCAAGGCGTCGAGCGGATCGACGAACGCGACCCGCAGACGGTCCTGGTCGACGGCGAACGGGATGGCGCGCAGGTCGTTGGCGAGGTCGGCGGGGACCTTGGCCAGCGCGTCGGCCATGACGTCGACACGCGGCAGGTGCACGAGGGGGATGCCGATCGACTCCTCGACGGCGCGCGCTATGCGCTGCTCCGACAAGACCCCGAGGTTGACCAGGATGTCGGCCAACCGGCCACCCACTTCGCCGTGCCGGCTGATGGCTTGTTGCAACGCGTCGTCGGTGACGTAACCGCGCTCGAGGAGCACGGCCCCGAGCCTCTTGTCACCGATCGAGAGTACTGCCACGGTCATCTCTCCCTGAGCACCCATCTTTCCAGTAACCGCGCCAGGCGCGTATGAGGAAGCTTACCCGGCGACAACGGCGTCACCAGGACGGCGGTGAGACCGGCACGCTTGGCGCCGAGGACGTCGGTGAACAGCTGGTCACCGAGCATCGCCACGCGCTCGCGCGGCAACTCGCCGAGGAGCCGCAACCCCCGCCTGAACGCGTGGGCGAAGGGTTTGCCCGCCATGGCGACGGCCGGCACGCCGGCCTTGGCCGCGACGGCCGCCACCCTGTCCTTGTCACCGTTCGAGAGGATCGCCACTCTCACTCCTGCCGCTAGCAGGCTGCCGAACCAGGCGTAGACGTCTTCGTCGACCCGTTCGGCGCGCGCGGCGAGCAAGGTGTCGTCGAGGTCCACCAGCAGTCCTGCCAGGCCACGCGCTGCCAGCCACTGCGGCGTCACCTCATGCACCGAGGCGACACGGGCGTCCGGTTGGAGCACTCGGGGAGCCTAGCATGCGCAAGGTGAGGCGGCGAGAGTAAGAACTCACGTGTGCCAGGCGTGGCTAGGCCCTGGCGCATGTCCGCGCCTCAGGAGCCCGTAACGTACTCCAGCGCCGCCTCGAGCGTGGCCATGAACGCCTCGGGATCGTCCAGCCACGGGTAGTGGCCCGTCGGGAGTCCGCTGTACAGCGCGCCCGGCAGGCCCTCGAGCGCGGCCTCGACCTGCTCGGGGTACGCCGTGCCGTCGAGCTCCCCGGCGATGACGACGACGCGCTTGCCGCTCGCTGCCAGCTCCCGCAGGGCCGAGAGCGCCTCGCGCTCCCAGACGGTGTCGGCCTCGTCCTCCTCCTGCGGCCCCGAGAGCGCCTCGGCGTCGACGTGCTCCAGGTGGAGGCGGGCGGCCTGGTTCGGAAACTGCAGCGTGTCGAAGAGGACCTTCGGGTTCAGCAGCCGGAACGCGGCGTCAGCGGCGTCGGCGCCGCTCGCGAACGGTTCGGCGGGAGCGTCGTCCCCCTCCAGGCCGTCTCCCGCGTCGATGTGGGCGGCGTCGCGCGGCGTCGCGGCGGCGGTGGCCGTGCTTAGGAGGCGCTCCGCCAACATGGGCAGCGAGAGCCAGGGGTTGACGAGCACGAGGCCCGTGACGCGCTCAGGCGCCGCCAACGCCGCGGTGACCGCCACGAGCGCACCGAACCCGTGCCCCAGGAGGGCGGCGCTGCCCAGGCCGAGGGCGTCGAGCACCACGGGCACGTCGGCGGCGAGGGCGTCCGGGTCGGCGCCGCGGCCGTCGTCGGAGAACGACCGCCCACCGCCGCGCATGTCGGCGTAGACGACCAGCCAGCGCGCGAGGTCGTCGCCGACGAGCTCGCGGAACGAGTGCGCGCTGTAGCCGGGACCGCCGTGCAGGTAGTAGACGACGGGGGCGGAGGCCGGTCCGACGAGCTCGACGTAGAGCTCGGCGCCGGGGGCCTCCACGCGCTCGCTCAGGTCCCGGTAGTCGGGCGGCTCCATGGGGCGCCCGCTCACGCTTCCGTCCCGCTGGGGGCGGCCGGCGGCGGCGGCTCGGGGTCGCTACGTCCGCGGGCGGCCCGCGCCGCGGCGAAGCCGAAGCATCGCTCTGCGTTGGCGTCGAGCTGGCGTTCCAGCGCTTCCGGGTCGGCGCCGAGCACGTCCGCGAGCGCGGCCGCCGTCAGGCGCACGTTGGCTGGCGAGTTCGGCTTCCCGCGTAGCGGCATGGGGGAGAGGTAGGGGCTGTCGGTCTCGACGAGCAGGCGCTCGACGGGCACGCGCGCGGCCGCGGCGCGGATATCGGCGGCGCTCTTGTAGGTGAGGTTGCCGGCGAACGACACGTACCAGCCGGCCGCCAGCCCGGC from Trueperaceae bacterium includes the following:
- a CDS encoding alpha/beta hydrolase; translated protein: MSGRPMEPPDYRDLSERVEAPGAELYVELVGPASAPVVYYLHGGPGYSAHSFRELVGDDLARWLVVYADMRGGGRSFSDDGRGADPDALAADVPVVLDALGLGSAALLGHGFGALVAVTAALAAPERVTGLVLVNPWLSLPMLAERLLSTATAAATPRDAAHIDAGDGLEGDDAPAEPFASGADAADAAFRLLNPKVLFDTLQFPNQAARLHLEHVDAEALSGPQEEDEADTVWEREALSALRELAASGKRVVVIAGELDGTAYPEQVEAALEGLPGALYSGLPTGHYPWLDDPEAFMATLEAALEYVTGS
- the leuC gene encoding 3-isopropylmalate dehydratase large subunit, giving the protein MSEPSSLFDKVWESHTVGRLRNGQDQLFIDTHLIHEVTSPQAFGMLADLGLEVLLPERTFATVDHIVPTHTRVEPFADPMAAAMIAELRKNTAAHGITFFDVGGGKQGIVHMVGPEQGITQPGSTIACGDSHTSTHGAFGAIAFGIGTSQVRDVLATQTMAMSKPKLRRIEVNGALRPGVYAKDVILHIIRTLGVKGGIGYAYEYAGTTFDAMTMEERMTVCNMSIEGGARCGYVNPDATTFAYLEGRPYAPKGAAWAAAVESWRALASDPGCHYDDVVVIDAADVPPTVTWGINPGQAIAIDELVPTVEGAPEHDKAGVAEALSHMKLVGGAPIKGTKVDVAFFGSCTNARITDFVEVARVMRGRKVHPNVQAIAVPGSHLVKLECEKLGIDTVLKEAGFEWRDAGCSMCLAMNPDKLVGDQLCASSSNRNFKGRQGSPTGRTVLMSPVMVAAAAVTGMVSDAREVFGTGKAVA
- the leuB gene encoding 3-isopropylmalate dehydrogenase — protein: MSYRIAVLPGDFIGPEVIDATLETLEALAPRHGLAFEFERLPFGGNAIESHGEPLPQVTRGATARSDAVLMGSAGGPVGDHPWNRLPREKRVESGILALRKHLQVFANLRPVRVFPGLERLSPLREERARGTDLLIIRELTGGIYFGKPSFVEADRGVSTMVYERYEVERIARVAFETARLRRGRVTNVDKANVLDVSQFWRDVVVDLHRREFSDVELDHLYIDNAAMQVVRDPRAFDVLVMGNLFGDILSDLAAVIPGSLGVLPSASLGGSVGLYEPVHGSAPDIAGKGIANPVGTMLSAAMLLRHGLNEAGAADALESAVQAALLESPTVDLGGSSGTAAFTAAVIARLA
- a CDS encoding type IV pilus twitching motility protein PilT, which translates into the protein MADQIRSTQIQADIVDLLKLAIERRASDLLLTVGLPPMLRLDGEWRPTEYEVLNGTMTRRLMYALMDEKKQRNFEERKDLDFSFSLTGHGRFRVNVFMQRGSVGGVMRTISEEVLTFADLGLPQEAADIARLPRGLVLVTGPTGSGKSTTLATMLDLVNDEYSKHIVTIEDPIEFFHRHKTSIVNQREVGEDTANFQAALRSVLRQAPDVILVGEMRDFETIGAAVTAAETGHLVLGTLHTNTAAEAIDRIIDVFPDAQQAQVRVQLANNLQAILTQQLIPRAGGEGRVLAYELLIATPGVRNLIREGKTHQIPAQIQMGGAIGMITMDASLAELHLRKAISFETGSSRAVDAKEFERLVSTGGQAQGATAPEQARPTPAPTTPRRGTPPLGRSAR
- the tadA gene encoding Flp pilus assembly complex ATPase component TadA; protein product: MAVLSIGDKRLGAVLLERGYVTDDALQQAISRHGEVGGRLADILVNLGVLSEQRIARAVEESIGIPLVHLPRVDVMADALAKVPADLANDLRAIPFAVDQDRLRVAFVDPLDALAIEEVEDASSCLVEPYLALQKEMLWALATYYPELGLEPPVDIEVDPAMRLGNLAVNGGFLTAAQLAEAIEEQQRTGGLLGRILVSRGHLSEEHLTALLAEQHGIPFVADLAGEPPDERLATKLLRLDAVQFSAVPYKFEGSTLVVAISDPRRMADIESIVSGDVTFVAATGPAVTARIDEMYAQDQGRLGETLLQSKRLKREQLRRALEEQAKLGRIKPLGEILVDLGYVTQSDVEEALNKQRSGGGRLEDTLVQSGKISPDMLARSLAMQLGFEFIEDNTRIDPYAVSLVPEPTARRYAAMPVRLEGDVLVVAMKDPRHVFALDDIHLITGREIRPAVATEESLTRMLNRFYREGADMEELAKAVVEEVGVSSSSEEDDTSAIDDNALVKVVNNIIRESVLNDISDIHIEPRPDKVIVRVRKDGTLREYMTMPKVTAPALASRIKIMGGLNIAERRLPQDGRVRFKDRNLEVDLRLSTLPTVYGEKSVMRILRKASDIPEIEQLGFADYNYQRFTDVIQKPYGMFLITGPTGSGKSFTTFSILKRLATPEVNVTTIEDPVEYEIPGINQTQVNAKAGLDFARALRSFLRQDPDIIMVGEIRDHETAKISMEAALTGHLLIATLHTNDSAGAITRLQEMGIEPFNVSASLIGVLAQRLVRRVCRECKVASSPDPDVLRRLGISEKEMAGKSLYRGVGCEKCGGSGYNGRYAIHELLVVDEEIEKAIVQEASSIELRDLAVKRGMKTLRDDGINKAFQGITTLEEVLARTAE
- the leuD gene encoding 3-isopropylmalate dehydratase small subunit — encoded protein: MALTPVTEARGTAVPIMANDIDTDRIIPARYLKAVTFETMGEGLFFDERFDADGNSKGHPLDDPRRAGAAIIVTGDNFGCGSSREHAPQSIMRAGFKGIIAGSFAEIFFGNCTTLGLVCAVVDEAGRKELAELSERDPSAEVVIDVAAQEVRAGGKTYPAGVRDTAREALLTGYWDPIGELLEGVERVKALAAERGYAVPGAGA
- a CDS encoding DUF6157 family protein, with protein sequence MGSTNYFETFIGVADDCPAEVGTVPPERGEQPSVALRTYRMIASAPYQHTSDDVIFGVTADRQGIPEAERPAARAAFFAKPQACLRASDLGRRYGWGIHSDELGRVALYGVETDEYRRLAAGESLAGEAGAVTVITRAMRSKRAR
- a CDS encoding YqeG family HAD IIIA-type phosphatase translates to MLQPDARVASVHEVTPQWLAARGLAGLLVDLDDTLLAARAERVDEDVYAWFGSLLAAGVRVAILSNGDKDRVAAVAAKAGVPAVAMAGKPFAHAFRRGLRLLGELPRERVAMLGDQLFTDVLGAKRAGLTAVLVTPLSPGKLPHTRLARLLERWVLRER